GGAACTGGGAGGGGAGACGACGCGGTCATCATCGACGGGCCTGACGTCGGCGCCGATGCCGACACCAACGCCGATGCCGACGCCGACGACGGCGGCGAGATGGTGTTCGGCGGCGCCGTCCGGGACCCGGAGAGCGACGCGGCGTAGCGAACCATCTATCCGCCCGCGGTCCGAACGCCGCGCCGTGAGTTCACTCGACGCGGACATCGACGCCTTCGCGCGTCGCATCGAACGGGAGATTCGACGGAACGAGACGCGACTGGCGGCCCTCCCGGAGTTCGACGACGAGTGGCGGCGCGACGCGGCGGCGTCGATGCCGGACGCGGACGACCTGTTCTTCTGAGCCGAAGACGCGAGGCGACGCTCTCCGTCCCCGATGTTCCCCCGACCCGGAATCGGGCCACCGGGGAGACGACAAATAAAGAGTTTTCCGCGCGCCCGCGAGAGTCCAAACCAATGAGCACGACCCACGAGTACGACGTCGCCGTCGTCGGCGCGGGCACGGCCGGGTGCTACGCCGCCGCGACCATCGCTCGCGAGGGCCTCGACGTCGTCGTCGTCGAACGGAAGACCGCCGAGGAGGCGGGCCACATCGCCTGCGGCGACGCGCTGAAGGGCGCCGACGCGTTCCCCGACGCCATCCCGAAAGAACAGATTCAGCCCGCGTTCACGAACACGGACGTCGACCACGGGCGCTTCGAGATTCCGCAGGAGGACTCCGTCCTCGAAATCCCGGTGCCGGGCGAACTCGCGGTCATCGACCGCTGGGAGTACGGCCGCCGCCTCATCGACGGCGCGGAGAACGCCGGCGCGGAGTTCCACTACGACACCGTGGTGCAGGACGTGACGCAGGACGACGACGGGCGGGTGACGGGCGTCCGCGCCAAGCGCAAGGGCGACGTCGTCGAGTACGAGGCCGACGTGACCGTCGACGGGGCGGGCGCGCTCTCCCTCCTCCAAGACAAGGCGGACTTCTCAGAGGCGACGTTCGACACGAACGTCTCCTACTCGCAGTTCTGCTCGGCCTACCGCGAGGTCGTCGAGGTGGACGAACCCGTCGAGTGGTCCGACGCCCTCGTGTTCAAACCCGCCGAGGTCGCCGCGGGCTACATCTGGTACTTCCCGCGGACGGAGACGACCATCAACGCCGGCCTCGGCTTCCAGATGACCGAGGAGCCGATGAAACTCGTCGACGACCTGAAGAAGGACCTCCGGGCGCGACCCGAGTTCAAGAACGCGACGGTGACGGACAAACTCGGCGCGGCCCTGCCGACGCGCCGCCCCTACGACTCCGCCGTCGCCGACGGCTTCGTCGCGGTCGGCGACTCGGCGGGGCACGTCAACCCCACCACCGGCGGCGGCATCGCCGGCGCCGCCTACGCCGGCAAGTACGCGGGCGAGCAGGCCGTCCGCGCCATCGGCGAGGGCGACGTGAGCGAGGCGGCACTCTGGCACTACAACGAGCGCGTGATGGACCACTTCGGCGCCCGCTACGCCGGCCTCGACGTGTACAACATCCTCTCGACGGCCATCGACGTGAACGGTCTCACGGGGCTTCTGGCCCGCCTGCCCGGCGAGAAACTCGCCGAGGCGCTCTACTCCGGGACCACCTCGTTCGGCCCCCGCCTCATCGCGCAGACCGCAAAGGAGTCCTACGGCTTCTGGGAGGAGATCTATCAGTTCTACCAGACGAAGAACGTCGCGGACGACCTGATGAGCCACTACGGCCGCTACCCGCGCCGACCGGGAGCGCTCGACGGCTGGCAGACCGAACGCGACCGTCTGATGGAGGAGGCGTACGCGGTCACCGGTGCCGACCCGAAGTACTGAGTCTCGGGTAGTCGGCGGTCGGACTTCTCGCGCCCGATTCGACCGGAGCGACGGCTCCGGCGAACGGGTACGATAGGGAAAAATCGAAACGCGAACGCGAAAAATCGAGCGGGGCGGAACCTCAGAGTCCGTCGTCGGTCGCGGTCTCGGTACCGCTCTCGGTCGTCTCGGCGGTCTCCTCGCTCGCCGTCTCCGTTTCAGTCTCCGCTTCGGTGGCTTCTTCGTTCGCCGTTTCCGTTTCGGTCTCCGCTTCGGTGGCTTCTTCGCTCGCCGTCTCCGTTTCAGTCTCCGCTTCGGTGGTTTCCTCGCTCGCCGTCTCCGTTTCGGTCTCCGTCTCGGTGGTCTCGTCGCTCTCCGTCGCGGTCTCCGATTCGGTGGCCGCGTCGTCCGTCGTCTCGGCCTCCGACTCGGCGGTCTCGTCGCTCGTCACCTCGTCGGACGTGTCGGCTCCGTCCCCGGCGCTGTCTTCCTCGTCGTCGTCGGTGTAGCCCGGAGCGGTCGCGTCTCCGTCGTCGTCTCCGGCGTTGACGTCCCGGTCGTCGTCGGTGTAACCCGGGGCGGTCGCGTCGCCGTCGCCGCTGTCGTCGTCGTCCGCACCGTCGGTGTAGTCCGGTTCGTAGTCGTCTTCGTCATCGGCTTCGGCCTCGTCCTCGCTCGTCTCCTCCTCCTCGGACTCGATGAGGAGGGCGACGGTGGTCGAGTCCTCGAACGTGGCCTCGACAGTGCCGTTCTCGGACTGCACGACGGAGTCCTCGACTGCGATCCACTCGCCGTCCTCGAACTCGTACAGCGAGAGGAGCGATTCGTTCTCCTCGTCGACGTCCGCGTCGGCGTACGAGATGCCGAGCGTCAGCGACGTCTCGTCCCCGACCGATTCGACCTCGACGGCCGAACCGACGAGCGTCAGGTCATCCGGGACCTCGGGCGTCTCGTCGGCCGCGCGGATGGCGACGTCCTCTCCGGTGTAGGTGACGGTCGTCCCGTTCACGGAGACGTTCTCGCCGCCGCTCTCGGTCGCACCCGAGGCGAGGTACGCGGCCCAGTCGTCGCCGCTCGCCGTCGAGTTCTCGACCTGGTTGTCGGTGCCGCCGAGGTAGACGAACGCGCCGCTCGCATTAGTCGCGTTCTCCTCGTCGTCAGTCGCGTCGTCGTCAGCCTCGGTCTCCGTGGCGACGGCCGTTTCCGTCTCCGTTTCGGCGGGTTCGGTCGACGTCTCGGTCTCGGCTTCGGTTTCCGTTTCGGCTTCCGTCTCCGTCTCTTCCGCGGCTTCCGTTTCGGTCTCAGCCTCCGTGACGGTACCGCCCTCACCCTCGGTCGTCTGGTTGTCGACCTGTGCCTGGAGGGCGGCCTCGGTCTCCGTGGCGGTTGCGTTCTCGGTCTCGGTCCCTTCCTCAGTTTCGGTCTCGGCCTCGGTGACAGTCTCCGCTTCCGTCACCGTCTCTTCTCCGGTCTCTTCCTCAGTTTCGGTCTCAGTCGCCTCTTCAGTGACCGCTTCCGTCTCGGTCTCGACTTCAGTTTCCGTCTGGTCGGTTTCGTCGTCCGCTTCCTCGAAGTCGGCGCCCGTGTCGTTCACGGTCGCGTTCCGGACAGCGTTACCCTCGCCGCCGGCGAACACGACGCCGGCCACGCCGTTGCCGTCGGCGGTCAGGTTCTCGACCGTGGAGTCGGTGCTCTCGAACAGTTCGACACCGAGGCCCGAGTTCTCGCTCGCGTTCACGTCCGTCAGCGACGCGCCGTCCGCGCCGACGAGGACGATGCCCGCGTAGTGGTTCGTCACGGTGACGTTGCTGATGGAGACGTTCTCGACCGTCCCGCTCTCCGCCATCACGACGATGCCGACGGTCTCCGTGGTTCCGTCGGTCTCGCCGCCGACCGTGACGGGCGGGACGACGCCGTCACCGACCGTCGAGTCGTATTCGACCGTCTCCTCCTCGGTTTCCGTTTCGGTCGCGTCCTCAGTTTCCGTCTCGGTGGCGTCGGCTTCAGTTTCGGTGGCGTCGGCTTCAGTTTCGGTGGCGTCGGCTTCAGTTTCGGTGGCGTCGGCTTCGGTCTCGGTGACGTCAGCTTCGGTCTCCGTCTCGGCCGTCGCAGTCTCTTCGGTCGTCGCCGCCTCGGTCGCGGTTTCGTTCTCCGCGTCCGTCTCCGTCTCCGCTTCCGTCGCCGTCTCTTCCTCGGTCTCCGTTTCGGTCTCAGCCTCGGTGACGGTACCGCCCTCGCCCTCGGTCGTCTGGTTGTCGACCTGCGCCTGAAGGGCGGCCTCGGTCTCCGTTTCCGTCTCCGTCGCGTTCTCGGCTTCCGTCCCGGCCTCAGTCTCCGTGGCAGCCTCGGTGACCGTTTCCGTCGCGTTCTCGGTCTCGGTTTCGGCCTCGGTAGCGGCCTCCGTTCCCGCCTCAGTCTCGGTTTCGGTGGCGGCCTCGGTTTCCGCCTCCGTTCCGGCCTCAGTTTCGGTGGCGGCCTCGGTCTCAGCCTCGGTTTCGGTCTCCGTGGCGCTCTCCGTCTCCGTCGCCGTCTCGCTCGGCGCCTCTTCCCCGGCGAGCGTCACGCCGTCGCCGTCTATCTGCACGCCGTCGCTCGCGACGACGATACAGGCGTCCACCGCCGACCCGTTGGCGGTCAGCGACGTCTCCTGGTCGGCCGAATCGTCCGCGAGTCCCTCGCCGAGCACGTAGGTCCCCGGTTCGGTTATCGTCGTGCACTCTTCTATCGTCGTCGGCGCCTCCTGAGCGACGGCGTCGCTCGAGAAGGCCCCGAGCAGGGCGGCCGGCGCGACCGTCACGACTAACAACGCCGCGGCGACCGCACAGACCTGTCTCGTTGTAGGCATACGGTGTGAGTGAAACGTCCATCCGTGTTAAATCATATAAGCGAATTTACAAATTTTCTCGACGGGCGGATTTTCGACGCATCCGGTCCGATCTAACCGTACTGTCGATGCCTTGCGATTTTACCCGGCGAAGGACGGTTCCGTTCGCGGAGAAATCAGCGCCGACGACCGGTCGGAACGATTGTCAGATATCGTAACTATACGCCCGGCGCGGGTCGGGTGTCCCGCGGACTTGCGTCCCGCCTACGGCCGCGACGACGCGACGTCGAGAATCGCCCCCGCGAGCACCTCGACGCCGAGTTCGATGGACTCCTCGTCCACGTCGAACGTCCGGGTGTGGTGGCCGCCGGGGTGGTCGGTGCCGACGCCGACGTACGCCGCGAGGCCGCCGTTGTCCTGCACCTCCTGCATGAGGTACGTCGCGTCCTCGCTCCCGCCGAGCACGTCGTTCTCGAGGACCGACTCGACGCCGTCGTTCGCCCGCGCGACGGCGGCGACGATGGAGGCGAGAGCCCCGTCGCTCGTCGCGGAGGGCGCTTTTCCTTCCGTCGAGATATCCACCTCACAGCCGTGCATCTCGGCGGCCGACCGGACGACCCGCCGCCCCTTCTCCTCCATGTACTGCATCAGTTCGGTGGTCTCCCCGCGCACCTCGCCGCCGATGGACGCCTCCTCGGGGATGATGTTCGAGGCGGTGCCGCCCTCGACGACGCCGGCGTTCACGCGCGTCGCGCCGTCGGCGTGCCGGGGGATGCCGTAGAGGTTCTGCACCGCCGTCGCCATCGCCTGCACGGCGTTGTCGCCCTCCTCGGGTCTCGCGCCGGCGTGCGCCGGCGTTCCCGTGAAGCGCGCCTCGAAGTGCGAGACGGCGAGGAAGCCGTCGATGCCGGCGACGATTTCGCCGGTCGGGTGGTCGAGGCCGACGTGGACGGCGAGGAGGTAGTCCACGTCGTCGAGGTGGCCCGACTTCGCCATCGCCTTCCCGCCGGCTATCTGCTCCTCGCCGGGTTGGAAGAACACCTTCAGGGTCCCCTCGAAGTCGCTCTCCGCGACGGCGTCGAGGACGCCGACGCCGATGGTCGCGTGGGCGTCGTGCCCGCAGGCGTGCATGTACCCCTCGTTCTCCGAGCGGAACCCGCCGGAGAAGGGGACGTGGTCGTCGCCGTCGGACTCGGTGATGGGGAGGCCGTCGATGTCGACGCGGAGGCCTACCGTCGGTCCCTCGCCCTTCTCCAGCACCGCCACGGCGCCGGTGTAGCCGCCTTCGAGGCGGTCGAGGATGTCCTCGCGGGCGCCGGCCTCGCGGGCGCGGTCGAACCACGCCTCCAGTTCCGCCTCGTCGGGGACGGCCATCCGGTCTTCCTCGGAGAGCACCTCGGGGCCGACGTAGAGGGCGTCCAGGTCGCGCGTCTCCAGTTCGTCGACGAGTCGGGCGGTGGTGTAGAACTCGCGCCAGGCGGGTTCGGGGTGGCGGTGCAGGTCGCGTCGGAGTTCGACGAGGTCGGCGGACGTCATACCCGGGGGTCGGCGTGTGCCGTGATAAATCTCGGCACCGCCGGGGGGTTTACCGGGAGTCGCGGTGTCGAAACGGGTCGGGGGCGTTCGCTCACGGTTCGGAGAACGTCTCGGAGGGCGTCCCAGGCGGTGTCTACTCCGACCAGAGCGGTTCGTTTATGATGGCGGATACCGACCGTGCGAGCGAATGACTGAACTGACCGAGGACGGCGGCGAGTTGCGGTTCCGCGGGGGCCGCCTCGCCAGCGCCGTTCCCATCGCGTTCTTCATCGTCTGGGCCGTCGTCCAGAGCGGAGTGCTCGGCGTCGGCGACACGACCGGACTCGTCGTCGGGATGCTCCTCGGCCTCATCGTCGGCATGTTCCTCGTGAAGGGGCCGTGGAAGGACTACGCCGACGCCATCTTCGACGGGATGACAGAACGCGTCGCCGCGACGGCCATCGTCGCGTGGTTGTGGGCCGGTATGTTCGCCGAGACCATCCAGGTCGGCGGGTTCGTCGACGGCCTCGTCTGGGCCGCCGACGCCGTCAGCGTCGGCCCGTCGCTGTTCCCGGCGCTCACCTTCCTGCTCGCCGCCCTCCTCGCGACGGGCATCGGCACCGGCTACGGCACCGCTATCGCGTTCACCGCCTTGGTCTTCCCCGCGGGCGTCGCCCTCGGGGCCGACCCGGTGCTCCTGTTCGGCGCCATCCTCTCGGGGGCCGTCTTCGGCGACAACCTCGCGCCCGTCAGCGACACCACCATCGTCTCGGCGGTCACGCAGGACGCCGACATCGGCGGCGTCGTCGCCTCGCGGCTGAAATACGCCCTCATCGCGGCCGCACTCGCGTTCGTCGCCTACCTCGTCGCGGGCGCCGCGATGACCGGACAACCGGTCGACGCGGGCGCGGTCGGCGACGGCGCCTCGGCGCTCGGACTCGTCCACCTCGTCTCCATCGCCGTCGTCATCGCCACCGCCGTCGCCGGCCGACACATCATCGAGGCCGTCTCGTGGGGACTGCTCCTCTCGGCCGTCCTCAACGTCGTCCTCGGTCTCGCCCCGGTGTCGGCGATGCTGGCTTTCGAGGCGTCGCAGGAGTCGGGGCTCGTCCAGGCGGTCGACGCCCTGCCTATCCTCGGTGCGTTCGTCGTCCCCGTCGCACCCGGCGAGACGGCCGTCGCCGGGAGCCTGTACGCGGGCGCGCTGGGCTTCTTCCCGCTCATCGTCCTCGTTCTCCTCATCGTCGCGGGCGCGCAGGTGATGCAGCGCGGCGGTGCGTTCGACGCCATCCTGACCTTCCTGCTCGACAGCGTCGCCACCACCGTCCGCCGCGCGGAGACGACGATGGTGCTCGGCACCGCCCTCGTCAACGCCATGATAACCATCAACACCGCAGCCGAAATCGCCATCGCGCCGTACATCCGCACGCTCGGTCGGCGGTTCAACATCAACGGCTACCGCCGCGCGAACATCCTCGACGCCAACACCTCGGCGTTGGGGTACATCTTCCCGTGGGGCGGCGGCCTGCTGGCGGGGTACACCTCGATGCAGGGGCTCCCGCAGGAGTACGAGTGGTTCACGCAGGCGATGGTCGTCAACCCGGCCAGCGTCTGGCCGTACGTGTTCCACGGCTGGTTCCTCGTCGGCGTCTTCCTGTTCGCCGCGTGGACCGGCTACGGACTGGAGTACGTTCCCGACCGGGTGAGCGAGGAGGTGAAGCGCGTATGAGCTTCTGGAACAAACTGACGGCCGGCCTCCGCCTCCGCACGGCGACGCCGGCGTACGAACCCGGCGAGGAACTCACCGCGTACGTCACCGGCGCCGAGGGGTCGACGCTCCTCGTCCGCGTCGGCGACTCGGTGATCGAACTGCCCGACGGGGACCCGTCGCTGGTGGACGCGACGGTGCGCTTCGAGGTGGAGTCGTTCGACGCGGCGACGCACCGCGGCCGCGGGCGACTGCTCGATGTGGTCGAAGAGGCGGAGTAGGAAAGACCGGAGGAAGCCGTCGTCGCCGCCGCGTTACTTGTTGCGATGGCCGAGCGGTTTCTTCTGTTCGACCTCTATCTCGACGTGGAGGCTCTCGGGGAAGTCCATGTGACCCACCTCGCGGGCGATGTGGTCGTTGCCGTGTATCTCCAGTTTCCGCGAGTAGACGGTGTAGTCCCACGAGGAGAACTCGTCGCCCGGGGCGAGGTTCCGGTACTGCGGGACGGTGTGGTGCTCCGGCGGCGCGGCGTGCGGCCCCTTGCACTCGGCGCCCTTGCGTTCGAGCATCTCCTGCAGTTCCGACAGTTGGTCCTCCAGTTCGTAGCGGTTCCCGCTCTGGAAGGTGAGTTTGGTTACGAAGGTCATGGCTGGGTGCGCGTAGGACGTGGAAAGACGCCGAGGCGTAAAAACGCACCTACACGTCGTCTCCGTGCCGTTCACTCACGAACGCCGACCGGTTCGACCGCGCGCGAAGACGCCGCTACAGGCACCGATAGCCTCTTAAAACCCGACACGGTTACGTATAGT
This Halogeometricum sp. S3BR5-2 DNA region includes the following protein-coding sequences:
- a CDS encoding geranylgeranyl reductase family protein, coding for MSTTHEYDVAVVGAGTAGCYAAATIAREGLDVVVVERKTAEEAGHIACGDALKGADAFPDAIPKEQIQPAFTNTDVDHGRFEIPQEDSVLEIPVPGELAVIDRWEYGRRLIDGAENAGAEFHYDTVVQDVTQDDDGRVTGVRAKRKGDVVEYEADVTVDGAGALSLLQDKADFSEATFDTNVSYSQFCSAYREVVEVDEPVEWSDALVFKPAEVAAGYIWYFPRTETTINAGLGFQMTEEPMKLVDDLKKDLRARPEFKNATVTDKLGAALPTRRPYDSAVADGFVAVGDSAGHVNPTTGGGIAGAAYAGKYAGEQAVRAIGEGDVSEAALWHYNERVMDHFGARYAGLDVYNILSTAIDVNGLTGLLARLPGEKLAEALYSGTTSFGPRLIAQTAKESYGFWEEIYQFYQTKNVADDLMSHYGRYPRRPGALDGWQTERDRLMEEAYAVTGADPKY
- a CDS encoding right-handed parallel beta-helix repeat-containing protein → MPTTRQVCAVAAALLVVTVAPAALLGAFSSDAVAQEAPTTIEECTTITEPGTYVLGEGLADDSADQETSLTANGSAVDACIVVASDGVQIDGDGVTLAGEEAPSETATETESATETETEAETEAATETEAGTEAETEAATETETEAGTEAATEAETETENATETVTEAATETEAGTEAENATETETETEAALQAQVDNQTTEGEGGTVTEAETETETEEETATEAETETDAENETATEAATTEETATAETETEADVTETEADATETEADATETEADATETEADATETETEDATETETEEETVEYDSTVGDGVVPPVTVGGETDGTTETVGIVVMAESGTVENVSISNVTVTNHYAGIVLVGADGASLTDVNASENSGLGVELFESTDSTVENLTADGNGVAGVVFAGGEGNAVRNATVNDTGADFEEADDETDQTETEVETETEAVTEEATETETEEETGEETVTEAETVTEAETETEEGTETENATATETEAALQAQVDNQTTEGEGGTVTEAETETEAAEETETEAETETEAETETSTEPAETETETAVATETEADDDATDDEENATNASGAFVYLGGTDNQVENSTASGDDWAAYLASGATESGGENVSVNGTTVTYTGEDVAIRAADETPEVPDDLTLVGSAVEVESVGDETSLTLGISYADADVDEENESLLSLYEFEDGEWIAVEDSVVQSENGTVEATFEDSTTVALLIESEEEETSEDEAEADDEDDYEPDYTDGADDDDSGDGDATAPGYTDDDRDVNAGDDDGDATAPGYTDDDEEDSAGDGADTSDEVTSDETAESEAETTDDAATESETATESDETTETETETETASEETTEAETETETASEEATEAETETETANEEATEAETETETASEETAETTESGTETATDDGL
- a CDS encoding amidohydrolase, which translates into the protein MTSADLVELRRDLHRHPEPAWREFYTTARLVDELETRDLDALYVGPEVLSEEDRMAVPDEAELEAWFDRAREAGAREDILDRLEGGYTGAVAVLEKGEGPTVGLRVDIDGLPITESDGDDHVPFSGGFRSENEGYMHACGHDAHATIGVGVLDAVAESDFEGTLKVFFQPGEEQIAGGKAMAKSGHLDDVDYLLAVHVGLDHPTGEIVAGIDGFLAVSHFEARFTGTPAHAGARPEEGDNAVQAMATAVQNLYGIPRHADGATRVNAGVVEGGTASNIIPEEASIGGEVRGETTELMQYMEEKGRRVVRSAAEMHGCEVDISTEGKAPSATSDGALASIVAAVARANDGVESVLENDVLGGSEDATYLMQEVQDNGGLAAYVGVGTDHPGGHHTRTFDVDEESIELGVEVLAGAILDVASSRP
- a CDS encoding Na+/H+ antiporter NhaC family protein → MTELTEDGGELRFRGGRLASAVPIAFFIVWAVVQSGVLGVGDTTGLVVGMLLGLIVGMFLVKGPWKDYADAIFDGMTERVAATAIVAWLWAGMFAETIQVGGFVDGLVWAADAVSVGPSLFPALTFLLAALLATGIGTGYGTAIAFTALVFPAGVALGADPVLLFGAILSGAVFGDNLAPVSDTTIVSAVTQDADIGGVVASRLKYALIAAALAFVAYLVAGAAMTGQPVDAGAVGDGASALGLVHLVSIAVVIATAVAGRHIIEAVSWGLLLSAVLNVVLGLAPVSAMLAFEASQESGLVQAVDALPILGAFVVPVAPGETAVAGSLYAGALGFFPLIVLVLLIVAGAQVMQRGGAFDAILTFLLDSVATTVRRAETTMVLGTALVNAMITINTAAEIAIAPYIRTLGRRFNINGYRRANILDANTSALGYIFPWGGGLLAGYTSMQGLPQEYEWFTQAMVVNPASVWPYVFHGWFLVGVFLFAAWTGYGLEYVPDRVSEEVKRV
- a CDS encoding DUF7513 family protein, producing the protein MSFWNKLTAGLRLRTATPAYEPGEELTAYVTGAEGSTLLVRVGDSVIELPDGDPSLVDATVRFEVESFDAATHRGRGRLLDVVEEAE
- a CDS encoding uS10/mL48 family ribosomal protein; this encodes MTFVTKLTFQSGNRYELEDQLSELQEMLERKGAECKGPHAAPPEHHTVPQYRNLAPGDEFSSWDYTVYSRKLEIHGNDHIAREVGHMDFPESLHVEIEVEQKKPLGHRNK